From the Manihot esculenta cultivar AM560-2 chromosome 3, M.esculenta_v8, whole genome shotgun sequence genome, one window contains:
- the LOC110611545 gene encoding uncharacterized protein LOC110611545, with translation MVFSSSIIVSVAHISADAWQQITRIQLQDRLSSHQLLDLICCFPLQQLGSFALWLWTFLCLPSPDSFYPYSYYSSSGDDDQPQFHHGPASSSSSSSLDLGYYYHDSHSD, from the coding sequence aTGGTGTTCAGCAGCTCCATAATAGTTTCAGTTGCTCACATATCAGCCGACGCATGGCAGCAAATAACTCGCATTCAACTCCAGGACCGTCTAAGCAGCCACCAGCTTCTTGATCTCATCTGTTGCTTTCCTCTCCAGCAATTGGGTAGTTTTGCTCTTTGGCTTTGGACTTTTCTGTGCCTTCCTTCTCCTGATTCATTCTACCCTTACTCTTACTACTCTTCATCTGGTGATGATGATCAACCTCAGTTTCATCATGgtcctgcttcttcttcttcttcctcctccctTGATCTTGGTTACTACTACCACGACTCTCACTCTGATTAA